The following proteins come from a genomic window of Pseudomonas syringae:
- a CDS encoding HD-GYP domain-containing protein yields the protein MLKKIPVDQLALGMHIHKFCRAWTNDPFWIGLVEVVLEDVEVLKRIQQSDTREVWIETTKYRAIKTPVITAPTSSDTAPVSLDKEVLRARAICGRARDAVMNMFTEARMGRAMDIDDVLLLVEEISDSILRHPHALISLSRLKTSDEYTYMHSVAVCALMVALARRMGMPDEQIREAGVAGLMHDVGKMMIDPEVLNKPGRLTSEEFAVMKAHPELGLEILKENQPVAQTVMDVCLHHHEKVDGSGYPHGLQGDEISLFARMGAVCDVYDAVTSDRPYKKGWGVAHSIREMASWKGHFDDVVFQSFVKTVGIYPIGALVRLESGRLGVVIEQSEKSLLKPKVKVFMSAHTGKIFAAQIIDLEDSVERDAIVKIELPADWGLGDIDTLWAGKAD from the coding sequence ATGTTAAAGAAAATTCCCGTCGACCAGCTTGCCCTTGGCATGCACATTCATAAATTCTGCCGCGCGTGGACCAACGATCCCTTCTGGATAGGCCTGGTCGAAGTGGTGCTTGAAGACGTCGAAGTGCTCAAGCGCATTCAGCAGTCAGACACACGGGAAGTCTGGATTGAGACCACCAAATACCGCGCAATCAAAACGCCTGTAATCACGGCACCCACCTCGAGTGACACCGCTCCGGTCAGTCTGGACAAGGAAGTGCTGCGCGCCCGGGCCATTTGCGGCAGAGCCAGAGACGCCGTCATGAACATGTTCACCGAAGCCCGCATGGGCAGGGCGATGGATATTGACGATGTACTGCTGCTGGTCGAGGAAATATCCGACTCCATTCTGCGCCATCCTCATGCGCTGATCAGCCTGTCGCGCCTGAAGACGTCGGACGAATACACCTACATGCATTCAGTGGCGGTCTGTGCGCTGATGGTCGCGCTCGCCCGGCGCATGGGCATGCCTGATGAACAGATACGCGAAGCAGGCGTGGCGGGACTGATGCACGATGTCGGCAAAATGATGATCGACCCGGAAGTGCTCAACAAGCCCGGCCGGCTGACGAGCGAGGAATTCGCGGTCATGAAAGCCCACCCGGAACTGGGCCTGGAAATCCTCAAGGAAAACCAGCCGGTGGCGCAGACGGTCATGGACGTTTGCCTGCATCACCACGAAAAAGTCGACGGCTCAGGCTACCCGCATGGCCTGCAAGGCGATGAGATCAGCCTCTTTGCCCGGATGGGTGCGGTGTGCGATGTGTATGACGCCGTCACCTCCGACCGGCCTTACAAAAAAGGCTGGGGCGTCGCCCACTCGATTCGCGAAATGGCCTCGTGGAAAGGCCACTTCGACGACGTGGTGTTTCAGAGCTTCGTCAAAACCGTCGGCATCTACCCGATCGGCGCGCTGGTGCGGCTGGAAAGCGGACGTCTGGGCGTGGTGATCGAACAGAGTGAAAAATCCCTGTTGAAGCCGAAAGTGAAAGTATTCATGTCCGCCCACACGGGCAAGATCTTCGCAGCGCAGATTATCGACCTTGAAGATTCTGTAGAGCGCGACGCCATCGTGAAAATCGAATTACCAGCCGATTGGGGGCTGGGGGACATCGATACGCTGTGGGCAGGCAAGGCAGACTGA